Within Ipomoea triloba cultivar NCNSP0323 chromosome 9, ASM357664v1, the genomic segment ACACCAAGACTAAACTTCAAACCATATGAAATCTTCATATTTGTTTGGATGTTAGAGGCAAAAACAAACGAAAAATATTACTacatatgaaatattttttttttttaaatcaatctagCGCTCTACTATGAAGCAGGTTGGCTACCTAAATACATTGAAATTTTGGAATGGGCTAATCGCCTTGTTTTGGAAAATAGTCCATAATGCTCTAGTGTCCTTTGACAATTGCCCATGGCCCCATGCACTTATACAGTGACATCAGCAGTGAGATTGTATTTCCTGCCACAAATAGACTGTATGCTTTGGCTGTCAGGTGAAGCAAAGGGTGGCCATGAGTCAGATTTCcattccattttttttctttcatttcttcaCCATTATGAAAAGAATATGTTATCAAAGTAGCCTTTTATCCCCTTTTTTTACTCCTTTTTCTTTGTCCTTTCCCTTTCGGCCTTTCCTCAAGCAtccaaaagaaaaatgttatttctTGGATAAGGCATTTCTTAAAGATTGAAATACAATagccaaacttttaaaattacatgTCAAAGCAAATGCTCTCACATCACATAAAAGGCTATGAGTAGTGCATCACTAGCTAGTAGTTGTTTGTTATTGTAGGAATTAGGATATGTCAAGGTCAACAGTGAGCAAAGTACATAGGAATTTAAGCAAATCCAAGTTAGAATTTAAGGAAAATACGAAGACTTCAAACATGAGAGTGGCAACTGAATTTTCAATACTCCCCTTTcattgtctcttttttttttttggtaagttcacggggtctttctctgtccgtttaacggtccaggtccacccacgttcgctccggaaGGCACGGGAGCTGTCCGTTCATTGTCTCTACCTCTAAGTAACTTCTAACTTATCATAGTCCTCTGTTATCATCAATTTCTTTATTGTAAATACTTCCCAGTAATGATCAAGGCCTTGgtccattttaattttaaataaagcaTGGATCAGCATTAAGCCTTTATTGAATTCAGAGCTACATGATCAATTGATCATATCAAAGCAAAAGACTTTACCATTTCAAGTGCGCACACACAAATAAAGTAACTTAAGCTTCCACGACTCTCAGTCTAATTGGAGAATCTCACAATACACCGCATATTTACTCTAAAATAATCctaccaaaataaaataaaataaaataaaataaaaagaacttcATATATCTAGCCGTATATACACAAAacataacaaatttaaaattcacaaatcacaacacTAATTTGATCGAATGGAATAATAATCAAGCAAGAGGGCCGTTGAAATTGATGAAACTCTGGATACCTGGATCAGAGAAAAGCCACAATACGATAACAGACAAGACGAGTATGAGTGGGATGAGATGGACGGCGTTCTCCGCAAATCTTACGCGGTCTCTCTCTTTCGCGGCGATATAAGATCGGGGGTTGAACGTGGGCAGCTCGCCGGCTAACGTTAATTTGAGATTGGGAGAGGAACGTGCAGGCAATAGAGACGACGGCGAGGAGCGTGGAGGGGACTGAGAGAGCCGGCCGGAGCTGGAAGATCGGTACATGATCGCGCCGGCGGGAATCAAGCCGAGAAATGTACTGGGTTTATGACCTCAAGCGGAAGTTATCACCCTTCGTTTTTTCGTTAggtttatagttttttttttttaaatcatatttaatgaaattttttagAATATCTTGATCATAAAAATGTCAACTATAAAGAATGAATTACAAGTTTACAACCAATCAAaattaaacacataatatgaGTTAAAAAGTATTTCTATATGTTATAAACTTCGATGTTCTTTTGTGTGATTGATAGTAGGTGAAAACCTTATAGCACAATACGAAATAGacggagagagaaaaaatttacTTACACGTATCATTCTCATTAATTTAGTAAATGAATCATTCATACAACTTATAATAGAATCctgaaaattaaaaagacaGCTAACCCACTAAGACAACGGAGGGTAGTGGACTATTGGATAATGACCACAAATTGTAAAGTCTTCATAACATTCCTTATTAGCCATTATCACCtaatactcatgcctcgttaaaagaaaagaaaaaaaaacttagctaaaaaaaattatgtgggAAAAATCTAGTCAATGaaaaaagtacataatatatttttaaacatGTGTTATACGGGGTTTTCTCATTAAAAACATTAAGCTAAGAAAAATCCGATGGAAAAAAACTTACATAAAGAAAAGAGTAAAATCATAAATCAATCATAAACATTTAGTGCGTAATTTTCAGGATTTTTGTGGTTTgtctatttaaatatttatttgcatCTTTCTCTTTTTTAACATTACGTACTATACCATACTCATGTCTCGTTAAATACCTCACTAGAAAAATTCAGTGAAAAAAACTTAGTtgagaaaaagagtacatgatgtaTGTGTATTATTGTTTTAAACTAGTTACCTCATTAAAACCCTAAGGAAAAATCCCTTTGGAGAAAAATTTATgaaagatcacggttcgatacgaacctaatcgaacactgtagcaattgaacttaaatagtatagacggttacgattacgattcagaaccgaaaaaataaaataaataattgttaaatttagactatttttaaataagaaataaaattataaacataaataaataaatacataagttttgattggcggttcaaaatcgaaattagaaccgaaccgtaccgatttatcaaaataagtgtttgatcattttcaccatatatgactgtggttaagttccagttcacggttcaacaattatttaattttaaattttttggttctgaatcgtaaccagaaccgtccatactatttcggtatgattgctacagtgtttggttaggttcgaaccgaatcgttatcatccatacatataaataataatttgttagagaagaaaaataaatgaaataattatttttaagggtaacaatgtcaatttaacatttcagcgggaaaaattgccactttaataacacagggggaaaaagtgctatatgcacataacataggggaaaaaagtgtcattttaataacacaggggaaaaagtgtcattttaaattattttaatataatcataattttaaCATTAAGAATCAATGGTAGACATTTTCTTTTGTGCATCGCGCATATAAATACTAGTATCTTGATACTTGAGAGGTAACCCAACCGAGTTAGTTGGACAATCGACttgataattacaatgtttCAAGTTTGACCCAGACTATTCATGGGAGTTGTCTATTGCCTTATTGGTTTGAATTGATCACAAGGTGTAAACCTGGTGTGTGTTTTCTTGTAAATCATATATCTTTATACTTATGGGGTAACTTAACTAAGTTGGTCTGATAGTTAGTTTGGAATCTACTAGAAGTATCTTGATACTTATGAGGTAACTTAACTAAGTTGTTCGGACAGTTAGTTTGGAAACCACAAGATTCAAAACAATGTTGATTTACTTTCAGATTGTTAGTTTGGAAACCACAAGATTCAAAACAACGTTGATTTACTTTTGGACAGTTAGTTTGGAAACAACAAGATTCAAAACAACGTTGATTTACttgttttttgagtactattgacgaagcacaaagagacatCTTATTTGAGAagtcacagctatgccgctcGACCACAAGACCTTTGGCACATTGATCTATTTTATTGTGGTTCATTTAAAGCGCACATTCAAATAGTAGTTACAAATTTGAGTTAGTGACTGAAATGAGCAAAAGTTGAGTGGAGTGAACAAAAAATATACACTTTTTAAAACTTGTACATTTTAAGAAAAACTCCATTAGAACTCGTATTTGTAATAAAAATGTCTCAATGGAGTTTcttaaattaatgaaatttttttttcttatgaaaTACGAGAAACACCTGCACCTcctaacttttatttatttcagtcaataaatttacaattttttccgTTAATCAAAGGCATCTCAATACTTACcaactaagtaaaattttattgGTTGGAAACTTGGAACTTCAACTTCAACATGGTCAACATTCAACATTAAAATTTGTTCAAGATTCATAATGTAGACAAgagaattttcaattttatacaAGAAAGAAGCCAATTTTAGCAAATGTGCTGTAGTGGGAACACGCGGCAGTTTTGTAGCGTAGTTGCCACGTCATTGCCTGAAACTTCAAAGTTTCTACAGGTTGGGCGTCTTTAAGAAGGGACGTGCTCATCAcatttttgacattttaatttcCGGCGACTATTCCAAATCTGGTTGAATACTCTCTCCGGAAAACTCAAACTCCGTCCAACTCTCCGGCCACGTTTATCTCTCTGTCGCATCCTACCGATCTCGAAGCTTACACCGGCCATGAATCCAGAGTAGTAAGTCATCTAACCTTCTGTCGGGTCAAGTGATCCTATGTAATCTAAGTTTTTGTTAGAAGCTTGATTTTTAATGCTTATTCGATTAGTTTCTAATAGATCTGTGATAGGTTTTTTCGCGAGATTACTTGTTGGTTTCACTTGGTGAATATCCTGGAAATTCGAGGGCTTTTGGTTGTAGATTTGTTCTCGATTTGTGTAGGTTAATTGAGCAAACCTGTTTAATAGTATGGTATAGATCCGTTTGACTATCTTCCTTCGATTTTTGTTCCGCTAACCTTAGACTTCGATCTCTATATGTAAGCTGGTCAGCAAACTTGGTTGAATTTTGTATGTGTTTTTGGTATTTGAGAACAAAAAACCTCAGTTCAGAGTTGGAATCAGATGActaattgttttgattttaggtATTTGACTGTAAATTGATACTTTAAGACCTCAATTTCCAGTATTTGAGAAAAATATCACTGGGATCAGCTGACAATCAGGATGGTTAGTGACTGTAGTTTTTGGAGATGTTTTTGTTGGTCAAGCATGTTTAACTACTTGGTGTTCCCTCCCATATTGTCTGGTCTATGTTGCTTTTGGAAGGGTAGAAAGGAATGGGATAGAAAATAGGAGGGAAAGGAAAATGGATCAGAAAACTTGTGATTGGatgtaaagaaagaaaatgagaaGAAACAGAGAGAGGGGATTGAGAAGTCGAGATGGGGTATCGGTTGAGAAGTAGAGAAGAGCTAGTTAATCATGCATAATACGTCTTGAAAAAGGAATGGAcaattttctccttattttcttctcattttcGGAGAGCAGAATATTTGATAGGATGGGTGATTATTCTCTCccattttcccctttttctttcctcttcattttcatttttatccaCACTAGAAATTAAAGTTCATGTCTTCAGATATTAATCTTAATCTTATACCAGTTCTTTTTTCCTGAGCCAGTATTTTGTTGTGCGGTGCAGTTTGGAGCTTTCTTTTTGCCTAGGCATTTAAAACAACAGCACGTATTTCTCTATTAATTAGCTAGTGGCTGTTTCGGCTTCCATTTTTTGTTTAACTTTTGGTTAAGGTGTGTTGTTGGCCTTGACTATAAACAATGGGGCAATGACTAATGAGCAGTTCGTTCTTCTGTCACTCTATCTACACTTTAAGTTGGCAGTGTTGTCCTCTATCTGTGAGTGAGTGTTCTGGCACTTAGGAGTACatgcaatttatttatatcaatATTAAAGTAACAAATTTAGTGGATTTGCCCCACATCAAATTTCCTTCAATGATCAGTTAGGTGTATACTGTTGGTCCTCGAGTTCAGACATCAAGCTTGTGTTTGCTACTATCCTAATTTATACTCATTGAGAGAGCTTCAGAGTTTGGTTTCTccattattgttgttgatgtCTTTCATAATCTTGAATTTACTGGTTTGGAAGAGTTATGACAATTTTACTTTGCACTGGAATGTTTACTAAGCGCTTTTGGTTTTTCATAATTCGAGATCAAAATTCAGACTTCAAAATAGCTGGCCAAGAAAAAGCAGAAAATATTAATGGTAGCTATAGCAAAAAATAGTGGCTTTGATACCAGAAGAAATTTGCGTATATGTTTTAATGATGTGTTGGATCAACACATTGAAGCCTGAGTGATAAAGGAAACCTGCAATATAATTATTGTCCCACATAACTGTACTTCTAAATTTTGGTTTTAAAATAAGTAGCAATTTTAAGCTTATTTTTGACTTGAACTCAAATGtttttttgaaatgtatttaTGTGCAGCGACTACCTTTTTAAGCTTTTGCTTATAGGAGATTCTGGTGTAGGAAAATCATGTCTTCTTCTGAGATTTGCTGTAAGTTCTTCATTCCCAGACTGTTTTCATGTTGGTTGAATTAGTTGTTTGAGTGCATTTTCCCATTTTAATATGTTTGCCGGGTTGctatttttgacaaattattgtaGGCTGTTTTTTTCacttcaacaaaaacaaaaacaaaaacaaaaaacaaaaaaaaaaaaaaacaaaaaacaaaatttgtcTGGAGGATTCTAATTGCACACTGTCTTAAGGTTATTATGATTGCACTACAATCCTACATTAATTTGTTgaaaacaacaatatatatatatgtatgtgtgtgtgtgtgtgcgcgcgcgcgtgcGCGTGCACAAGCAATATCCATATTCATGAATCACGTAAGCTTATTGTCATGAATGTTCACAAGTTAAGCAATATCCAAAGCTAAGCAATATCCATATTCATGAATCACGTAAGCTTATTGTGATGAATATTCATAAGTTAAGCAATATCTAAAGCTAAGCAATATCCATATTCATGAATCATGTAAGCTTATTGTGATGAATATTCATAAGTTAAGCAATATCCAAGGCTAAGCAGTATCCATATCCATGAATATCCAAAGCTTAAGCAATATCCGTATTAATGATTTAATGTCCATAAGTTAAGCAATATCCAAAGCTAAGCAATATCCATATTCCTGAATATCCAAAGCTTAAGCAATATCCATATTAATGAACTCAACAAAATACACGTGTGCCTATATGATATAGCTCACTGATTGCCATTCTATTTTCCTTTTATGTAGTTTTGGTTGGCTAAATGCACAACTTAACATTTTTTGATCTAAGAATGTATTATTCTTTTGATTTTATCTAATTTGGTTTTCCAGGACGATTCCTATCTTGAAAGTTACATCAGTACCATTGGAGTGGACTTTGTAAGTTATTTCCCAATTATGCAAGTATGCTTTCTTATTGTCCTGGTATTAGAATGGAAGGTCTTAACATTGTAATTCTTTTAATGTAGAAAATCCGCACAGTGGAGCAGGATGGGAAGACAATTAAACTCCAAATTGTAAGATGTCTTTTTGGACTAACGGAACCTGGTTGTTGTTTGTACAATGTTCTGGATACTCCCTCCATCCCCCCCACCACATGCACACAATTTGCTCCATAATCACTTGCATCTATCTTACTCTTTCTATTACTATCCATAAATCTCACATCCCCAATTTCTCTTCATATTCACTTGCTTTCTTGTAAATTATCCACTTGTTTCGATTTTAAGCCTAATATTTATTCTCCTTCACTTGGTGCATGCAGTGGGATACTGCTGGCCAAGAACGTTTTAGGACAATTACCAGCAGCTATTACCGTGGGGCTCATGGCATAATTGTAAGCATTGCCATTTCCATATTGCTTCTCTACTTTATTTgctatatataatgattttggTATATTGATGATCTGATGGAATTCCGATCAGGTGGTTTATGATGTGACTGATCAAGAGAGTTTCAACAATGTCAAGCAATGGTTGAGTGAAATTGACCGATATGCTAGTGAGAATGTAAACAAGCTTCTTGTTGGGAACAAGTGTGACCTAACAGCACAGAAGGTTGTTTCCTATGAGACAGCAAAGGTAATATTAGAATTTATTTCACCTTCTATCTTGAGACCGAGAATTTGGCACAATCTGAACCTGCCTACGAAGTTTATCAGCATCAATATAACATCACTAGTTTTCTTCTTCTGGTGTAGGCTTTTGCTGATGAAATAGGCATACCTTTCATGGAGACAAGTGCCAAAAATGCAACTAATGTGGAGCAAGCTTTCATGGCCATGGCCGCGACAATCAAAGACAGGTAATGTGACACAGACTTTCAAATCTGCAACATTCCTTCAGCATCAAATAATACTAATGGTAATGATCCCGAACTTTGGTTTTGTAGAATGGCAAGTCAACCAGCAAGCAATGCACGACCTCCTACTGTGCAGATCCGTGGACAACCTGTCAACCAAAAATCAGGCTGCTGCTCAAGTTGAAGAGAGATTCCTTGTATTGCTTGGCATGTAAAACTAGGAGGATCTCCTTTGTTTTTAGTGGTTTGTGAAGTATTAAACTGTTTGGCATTTATTGCCTTTTATCTTTTACTTCAGAACTTTGTTTAAATCACCAAATTCTTTCTCCTTCCATTCAAAATTGTGAACAGCATTTGTACAAAAAGGTCCCAAAATGTTGAGAAATAATGTTAAATACCATATGCCTCTCTGCAAAGTCAATTGAGTTGGAAGCATAAACTAGAATAGCAGTAGGGGCAATTGTTCATGATTAGAGCATAGACTAATAAGAATtttgcaataatattaaacttaaaaccatgatttcaaaaacaaaattgcTTCCAAATCAAAACTCAGATCAAAATTGAACTCCTAACAGATAAAAGATATGAATGTTGAGTAGTTTAACAATACTACTACTGAGGAAAGGAACCCCCAGATGAATTCTAAATTTACACTACTGTAACAGTGATAATACAGGAACATGACTCCTGCAGATATCTTTTGCCTTTTCGGGCAAAAATTGAGAGCTTGGCAGGAATGGCTTGCTCCCTCCCTCACTTTGACCCCAAGGTAGGGAACTGACCGACATCTTCAATTGATGGGGTTCCAAAACTGCTGGTATTGTTTCCACCATACCCTCCTCTGCCACTGCCACGACCCCGACCCCTGCCTCGGCCACCTGGGCGATAGTACATTTCACCTTCAGCAGGCTTCAGAAATTCGTTTATACTTTTTGTCTGCAGTGATGAAACAATATTTTAGTAAGGTTACAGACCGTCAAAGTTCCGAATTGACAAGATTAAAGGCTTAAAAAACTAGTACAATATGAAAATCCAATGCATTCCAGTGAAATAAACCATGATTCACATGCTTTTTATACACTTAGGTTTAAGGGGAGACTATCTAAATGCAAAATGCCTAAAAATATAACCAAATACAGCATTTATGCCAATGCCAcacattgaaaattttaaagactACTGAATCAAGTGACATTGTGGGCAGGAAGTAGGGAGGAAATAATGGGTGAAGTGAAGTGCATCGACAAATATGGAGTAAGAAGAAGGAATATACCTTTTTGACCTTTTCTCCGGCCTCTTtctttttatcttctttttcaGATCCCTGCCAGAGTGCCAGTTGCTCAATTAAACACAATCACCAATACGATCCCAAAACCTCCATCAACAAGCATTCATTGcaccaaaataaaatgaagaCAGAAAAAGATTAAGGATCTCAGAAATCTCACCAACTTAATGAAGACCTCATCATCATTCTTCTTATTTGCCAACAGTGCCATGGATTCAAATTCCTTGTCTAAGCAAACCTTACGTTCCTCAGGCCTTGATGCCAGAAGAGCCTTTCTCTTCTCCTCCAACAATTTCTCATACTCATCCAGAGTCATCTCCTACCAAGTCAAAGAAATGGACATGAATGTCAGATTAGTACAGTTTATTTAACATAAAACAATGTCATCTAAATAATGCAAATATGAAAACAATGAAGTAGACATTGCGAactcaaaattatattacagaTAAGGAAGGTTTCTAAAGCATAAATTAGGTATGGTAACCAACCTGCCCAAACTGATATTTTAAGATTACAGAATGAAATGATAGAAAACAGATGATGATcaaataattgataaaaaaaactaTGTTTCATTACAATTAGGTAACATTTACTTCTTGGGAATCTGTAACTATTACAAGCCTAAATGCAAACAATGAGACTCCCAATACATGCACGCAACGATGTCAATCAGTAGCTTTACCCCTCTATATGAGGGATAGGGAATAGAGCACAAAATTTagtaaaaatagaaaaacttCCTTGAGAGTTGAGAAGAAATGGCAAGCCCACCATTTTAACAAATAGGTAGGCACTGCTTGCTTATGTATAAAAACAGTTTGTTATACTTCattgaaaattgattttctaTATACTAGGAAGATTCCTCAACTTACGCCTCTAGCAACTAGTATACCAGGGAAAATGATTTAAAACTTATTCAATTCTATTTATTTTGGAAGAAACAGTAAAAGCTAATGCATTAaacaattttcatttatttactttatggaGAAATTCTTTATTAGAGACAGATCTTATCCAAATGTTACCTTCTCCTCGGGCTCCTTTACTTCTGGTTCATCCGATGGAGAATCCTTCTTGGCATCTCCAGCATCTTCTTGCCCATGTTGCTTCTCAATTGCATCAGTGTTCACAACATCATTAACAACTCCATTCATGGGCTCTTCAGCTTCACTGAATTAAGAACAAaccatatttaaacaaaaccaTATAAGCACAATATTACAGCCTCCATCACATTTTGTTTGGTTTGTTTACTAATTGAGGTACAATCTTTTTTTTGGCTCAATTTTTTCTTTGGAATAATTTCAAAATGGGCTTTGGACAATTTTGTCTCTCCTGTTTATGCTTTTGATGGTTTTAACCTCAAATTCAAAACTGCCTAGTTAACATTCAAATGTGTGGAATTGGTGCAAGTTTTTTACATTCAAAATTCACTTTCTTGTGCAAAGTAGAACTTTTACTGCAGATTGCAAATAAATAAGTTCTATTTCCTACTGTTAATATACTTTATAGGAAAAAATTGTTGAGTTAATGCTCATTAAACAAATCCAACAAACCAATCAGGACATAGAGAGAGTGACACATTCAAGGATCTaatgaaaaatatgaaaaactaaATAGCATTACATACGGAGCAATCTCATCTGTAGGACTTCCCCAGTTTCCACGACCAGAACCCTCACGCTTAATTTCACTCCTGAAAAACAGGGCATATTAGTACATATCAGAAGTATGAAAAACTTAAAAAGCACTATATGATAATAAATTCAAGCATGATGCACATACCCACGCCCTGTTCCACTACGGCGTTCATACACCCTGCGAGGATATTCCCCATCAGCTTTTTCACCATTGCTTAGATCACCACGGCGATCACCACGGAAGCCACCCCTAGGTCCACCATAGCCTCCTCTCCTTTCAAAGGTCTTTCCACCTTCTCCATCTTCAGATTGTCTATAACCTCCACCATAGCCTCCTCTCCTTTCAAATGGCTTTCCACCTTCTCCATCTTCGGATTGTCTATAACCTCCACCATAGCCTCTTCTCCTTTCAAATGGCTTTCCACCTTCTCCATCTTCAGATTGTCTATAACCACCAGCAAAACCATTGTTGTTGCCATAATTATTCTCATTGTTAGTAGAATCTTGACAGAACCCACGTCCCCGACCACCACGCCCACCTCCACGTGGACCACGTCCCCGCTGAAATTCAGTTTTGGCTTCCCTCACTGTTCAGAATATATTAGCACATTAAGGAATGAAATCATCTTACTATCATTCGTGCAAAAACATGACCAACCCGGAATTTTAGTACATGCAATGGATAAATCTGTAAATGTTCAAATTTTGGATGCAAACTGAATACAgaaacatacataaatatatatatacacagaagttcatattttttttaaaacgcaCAAAAACATTATCAAACATACTAGCCTTCTTTAGATGATACCAAATAGTAACTACTAAAGACGATTAGCATTTATAAGGATAATAACAGCGATCTACTGCAAAGTGCAAACAATTAAAACCATGAGTAGCAACTTGAAGTAGAAACACTACAAAATATCCTTTTTCTCATACATAAACACATAatctgtgcattgactatagatCTTATTAATACGAATTATCCAATTAAGATGATTTGTTTGAACACTTCATCTCATCGGCAACGGGAATTACCAGCTTGGGAAGGAGGAAGAGGCTTGGAAGGCAACTTGGCATTGGCGGCGGCGGAGTTAGGCTTCGCCGGAGCCTGACCAGGAGTCTTCTTGGGAGCCGAGGCTGGAGTAGGCAGCTTCTGCTGCTGAGCAGCATGGAGCTGCAATGGATCCTCGTTGTCATCGTCACCCAGAAGGTCAAAAGGGTTCATGGTCGCCATTTCTGAATACTTTTCCGACACTGATATATGTATCACCGCTCGAAGCTTTACCGGAGATTCTCAATAATCAAGGAAGGCTAGTTACAAGAATCCATGGGGAATAAAAAGCGAGAATGGCAGAGAGTAACACTGGAAACCCTAGCTAAAGCGGCAGAGAATGGGGATTTTATGTGGAGCCTAATCCTAAAACCCTAGTGAGCAGTGGAGGAGAAAATAAGATTTAGAGTGAAGGAGGTTATGGGCTATGCTTGTCTGTAGGGGCCCATACTACGTTTTCATGGGCTTTCATTTTCACGGTATCATACACTAAATTGCCAAAATTACCAACAATAGTTTATCGattataatgattttattatttaataattacttttttaaaaactataattttaaaaataaattaacttatagatatctaaatctaatctaaacacataataagtctcaatcaaggttatatcatTGATTTATGTCCTTCTTTtagtatgctaataaatgtatacattttactttaaatgttgtgcatttcaatgttattagacaaaattgtccctactacaatcttgttatacaaaactatcCTTACACCGTTAGTTTTTAACTctatcattattatcatacacctaTCTCTATCATATCACTTTCCTATTTCGTAATtaccattttattaaaatcattatataattaatttaatggttaattatattttgattaaatttct encodes:
- the LOC116028504 gene encoding ras-related protein RABD2c-like; protein product: MNPEYDYLFKLLLIGDSGVGKSCLLLRFADDSYLESYISTIGVDFKIRTVEQDGKTIKLQIWDTAGQERFRTITSSYYRGAHGIIVVYDVTDQESFNNVKQWLSEIDRYASENVNKLLVGNKCDLTAQKVVSYETAKAFADEIGIPFMETSAKNATNVEQAFMAMAATIKDRMASQPASNARPPTVQIRGQPVNQKSGCCSS
- the LOC116028503 gene encoding RGG repeats nuclear RNA binding protein A-like, whose translation is MATMNPFDLLGDDDNEDPLQLHAAQQQKLPTPASAPKKTPGQAPAKPNSAAANAKLPSKPLPPSQAVREAKTEFQRGRGPRGGGRGGRGRGFCQDSTNNENNYGNNNGFAGGYRQSEDGEGGKPFERRRGYGGGYRQSEDGEGGKPFERRGGYGGGYRQSEDGEGGKTFERRGGYGGPRGGFRGDRRGDLSNGEKADGEYPRRVYERRSGTGRGSEIKREGSGRGNWGSPTDEIAPEAEEPMNGVVNDVVNTDAIEKQHGQEDAGDAKKDSPSDEPEVKEPEEKEMTLDEYEKLLEEKRKALLASRPEERKVCLDKEFESMALLANKKNDDEVFIKLGSEKEDKKKEAGEKVKKTKSINEFLKPAEGEMYYRPGGRGRGRGRGSGRGGYGGNNTSSFGTPSIEDVGQFPTLGSK
- the LOC116029923 gene encoding uncharacterized protein LOC116029923 → MYRSSSSGRLSQSPPRSSPSSLLPARSSPNLKLTLAGELPTFNPRSYIAAKERDRVRFAENAVHLIPLILVLSVIVLWLFSDPDSVVM